The stretch of DNA ATCGAGTTTTCCATTTCGTGTAAGAGGCTTCTTATCTATTAGAATAAAATAAGAAGGTATCATATAGAAGGGTAAATATTTTGACAGATGCCTTCTATAATCCGAAGCAGTTATACTATTATCATTAATGCCCTTCTCAAGTACAATATATGCACATAAATAAGTATTTTCCATATTATCAAATTCTTTGCTTTTTACTACTACAACTGCTTCTTTAACATAGTCAAGTTTAAGTAAACAATTTTCTATTTCCTGTGTTTCGATTCTAAGTCCTCTTACCTTAACCTGATTATCAATTCTTCCTAAAAAATCTAAATTCCCGTCTGAACTCCACTTCACTAGATCTCCTGTTCTATACATTATTTCTCCCTTAATGTATGGATTAGGTATAAATTTCTCATTAGTCAATTTTATATCATTTAAATATCCTTTTGCCAGTCCATATCCAGAAACACATAATTCTCCAGGTGCGCCAATAGGCATAAGTACATTATGTTTTCCCAAGACAAAAACCTTATTATTATATATAGGCTTTCCTATAAGTACTTTTTTATTGGGTTTCATTCCCAAGTATGTCGTAGTTTGAATACTATTTTCAGTTGGCCCATATGCATTAACCAGTAATATGTATGGGTTTATACGGTGACTTAAGTTTACCAGCTTGATATCTGTCTTATCCCCTGCTACCTGTACGAATCTTAAACTTGACAAATCTCCTGGCTTACACACCTCTAGAATTGCTCTGTACACAGAGGGGACAATACCCATATTTGTAACTTGGTATTTATGAATGAAATCACGTATAGATATGAAATTCTTTGAATCCTCTTCATCTAAAATTATAGATTTTCCTCCAACGGTTAATACCGGAAAAAGATTAACTGCAAATCCATCAAAAGTATAATTCACAAGCTGCAAGGATATATCCTTCGAAGTAAATTTCAATTCATTTACATACCAGTTAATTATATTAACCATACCTCTATATGGAACTAAAACACCTTTAGGATTCCCTGTAGAGCCAGAAGTATAAATGATGTTCATTAAGTCATCAAACGAGATGTTTTCTTCCAAATTCGAACTGTCTTCTAAATAAATATTTTCATTTTTAATATCTAATACTTTATAGTTTTCTGGAACTTTATTTAACCACATTTTTTCACTGAGGATAAGATTGGTCTTGCTGTCAGTTAACATATATTGAATTCTCAAATTTGGTATAACAGGATCAATAGGTAGATAAGTCCCTCCCACCTTCATTATCGCAAGTATACCAATAACAATATATTCAGAACGTCCTAACATAATAGCTACAACTGAATTTTTTTTGATGCCCTCTTTCTTCAGTTTTCTTGCCACTTGGTTTGATTTTTCATTGAGTTCCTTGTAAGACAAAGTAACATCCTTAAATATTACAGCCTCACTATTTGGGGCTTTCTCTACCTGCTTATAAAACTGGGTTATTAATGATTCTTTCTCAGGATAATCTGCTACAGTATTATTAAATTCCTCTAAAAGTTTATATATTTCGGCATTAGATAGCATAGGTATCTCAACAACTTTAGAATTGATATTCTCTACTGAGAAACTCAAAATGTTACAGAAGTAGGAAATAAATGCTTCAATATCTTCTTTTTTATAATGGGCATTTTTATAATCAACAGTGCAAAAAATACTATCCTGGTTTCTACTAAATTTAAATACTATATTGCAATAAAGTACCTGAGACTCATTTTCGTCATGTATTTTATTGTATATTAACCCAATATCAAACATTTCACATTCATTGTTTTTAAAATCATATCCTAAATCTCTTAATATACTATCAATAGGATAATTTGAGTTTTTATTTGCAGCCTCTATTACTTCATCAACTTGAAAAAGCAAATCATTGAAATTCATTTCAGTAGTAATTTTATTTTCAATTCCAATAATTTTTTTTGTATTTAGACTGGAATTGCTATTATAGCTTTCCTTTAATACTGGAGTCCATAAAATACTTTTGAAATCATTTTTATAATCATACAAGTATAGAAACGCCTGCAAACAAGCCGTCAAAATAGAAAATATTTTCAGTTCTGAATTTCTGCTAAATTCAATAATTTTTTCCGCGATTAAGTTGTCAATATTAAATTCTATACTAGACCTACTTAGCTCATTACTATTCTGATCACTTACAAGACTACAGGGTAAATATCTGGTAAACGGACTATCACTTAAGGTGTTTATCCAGTATTGTCCTTCTTTACTTAAATTATCCTCGCCTAAAACTTTGCTGTCCATACGCTAAACTCCCTTCAAACTTTATAGCTTTATTTGGCATTTTTATCATTCCAATGTAATAATGCGTTATTAAAGAGTAATTGATTTTGGTACGAAATATTAGGAAAATAGTCATATTTAACCAAGGTAGCATACTCAGGGTCATTTTTGTTCCATATTCTTCTATCCTCTTCTGTAAAATTGAATAATATTTCTGCATTTCTGAACTGCCCTCTTTTAGTGAATTTAATTTCATTATTATTGTTATACTCAAGCAATTGATGCTCAAGTAAAAATTTTATTTTATCTCCCAATTCACTATCTACATTAAATCCAGTCTCACAATAAATATCATCTTTATTTGCATACTTAAAACTATTTAATTGAAACATAAATTGACGTAACCCTGTTTGTTTTTTATTTAAAATTGAAGATCTCCACATTCCATTAGTCCCACTATTAGTAGCATTACAATATTCTTCTAAGTTGGGATAATTCATATATTGTATACTCTTATTATTTCCATTTAAAAAGCCAAAGCTTGCAGGGCCTAAACCCAACAAATTTCCAGAATTAGCTTTTGATGTTTGTTGTTTAGGGATGAATGTATTTCTTGAGAAATATTGAGTTGGTGATTCTATAAACCCATAGTCCTTTAACACTTGTTTTGCCATTATATACATAACGTCTCTCTCTAAAGCAGAACTATATTTTGATGGATAATTTAGTCTATCTTTAAAAGTAATGTCTGATGGTTTACACATTAAAGGAAATAAATTTATAGCTGACAGAGCCTCGATTCCAGTAATTTTTTCTAGTGTTTCTGCAAAACTATCTAGAGTTTCATTAGGTAGTCCCACTATAAAAGCTGATCCAATATTAGAAATTCCTTCTGATTTACATATTTCTATCATTTTCAAATAATTTTCATAAGAAGTATTTTCTCTTGCTATTGCTTTTAAAACGTTTGGTGAAGTTGCTTCTAAATCAATTATTACACAGTTAAGACCGAATCTTTTAAGAATATTTAATTTTTTACGGAATTCATCCTCACACTCAATCTGATCCGGATAAAATTCAAATTTTATTTCTGCATTAGGCATAATATTAAAATTATTACTTAAAAACTCAGTTAATTCTTCTAATGCAGAAACTGACAGTGAAGACGGGGTTCCTCCTCCAAATTGTATTGAGTTCACATTTAGAGAACCTTTATTAAAATTTTTATAAAATAGAATTTCTTTTTTGAGAGCAGCAATATATTTTGCCTCTAGATCATTTGGTTTTTTTGATGGAATAATCTCTTTGTAAAAGTGACAAAATGTACAATTTTTATAACAAAAAGGTACATGAATATATATATCAACATTTTGATGAAAATTATCTGATAAAAATTCATTTATACATTCTTTATTAGTTGTAATATGTGACATTGATCTTAAAGGATGATACAAGCCAACAACATAATACTCATCATCATATCTGCCTAATCCTATTTTGTCTAAATTCCTGATATCCAGCTTTTCATATTCCTCATACGCCCTTTTTATCCACTCTTTTCTGTTTTCCATTTTTCCTCCTATATTTATATCTTTTTTATTTTTTTGAGATTATGAGTCAATTTCATAATACAAGTTCTAATTCCGTTTAACGGCCGAATTCTGGGGATACGTTTTTTGAAAAGCAAGGGTGCGGTCCTTGATTTTGTGGATAGCCGAAAAAAGGGCAGACTTATCCACAACTCCAAACTGGAGATCACAGCTCTTCTGTAATTATCCCCAACCCCAAGAGAGCGATTTAGGACGCAACCTTCTTTTCCTTCATTTGCCTGTTGATCCGGTCCACCGCTAGCTTGCTTAGGGTATAGAACAGACACGAAATATCGAAGTCCACCTTTGCAAACGATCCGCCCCGGTGACGAATGTTATTCAATTGGAAGAAGCCCTTCACATACGAATTCACCCGTTCGACGACCGTCCGTTTCTTATACAATTCCTTGTAGCTGTGGCTTCCCCTAGCTGGAACGGTATACTTGCGAATGTCGGTTTCAATCTTGAATACCTTCTGGCAGCTCTCTGCCTGAAACAAGGTTTTAATAGAATCACTTTCGCCATAGTTTATCCTCCCGATAAGTCATTCTCAGATCGATAAATACTTCATTATGCATAGCTAAACCGATTTCTTGTATTCCTGTTCACTGTTTAACCATCGGCAGCGGGACTTGGCTCGCGCTGAGCGGCAAGATGCTTGGAAATATCGGTAATAAATTGTAGAGGTTCGGCAACTATTCCATAATGGGCATATTTAAAAATGGGAGCTTCTCTGTCCGTATTGACTGCAATGATGTACTGGGCGCCTCTTATTCCGGTGATATGGTGTATGGCTCCAGAAATGCCAAAAGCAAAATAAATACGCGGCTTAATACTCTTCCCCGTTTGGCCAATGAGATTTCTTTCATCCGCCCAGCTTTCATCAATGACTGCTCTGGTAAACCCGATTGACGCGCCGATGTCTTGCGCAAATTTCCGGATGGCTAGAAATTCATTTTCATATTTGATGCCGCGCCCCACTCCCACTACGATTTCGGAATGCTCGGGAGTTGCGGATAATTCCGCTTTGCGCCAATCCGTCAATTCAATTCGCGAAATAGCTGTATCCACTTTAAACAGCTGTGTCCCTGTATGCAAGAAGGCTTGCGGCGGCGCAGCCTGCACACCTCCCGAAGCTACAGTCGCCATTTGAATATGGTTATTAAGAGTTTTAATCTCGGCCAGCAGCTCTCCGCCTAGTGCGGGCCTGATCTGAATCAAAGCGCTTGAGTCCATTCTTAATTCCGTGCAGTCCGCCGTCAATCCGACTTGGAGCTGAACGGCTATCGCGGGTGCTATGGATTTGCCAAAGAGGGTCGCCGATAGCAGAAATACGTTCGGCTTGTATTGCCTGCACACGCTGACCAGATCCCTTATATAGAGATCTTCCTCGAAAGGATTTATCCGATCCTGTACAAGTATGATGTAATGGCAGAGCGAAGCCAAACGAATGAGCTCATCGGCTGAGACATCGCTTTCGATTACGATTGCACCTAGTTTCCCATGACACTCAACAGCTAATTGGCATCCGACATTCAGGACCTCCAGGCTAGATTGCCGCATTTCGAGATTCTGACATTCTACAAATACTAATACATCTCGGCATGTATGATCTTCTGGAAAAATCGCGGCTCCGCTATACATGATTCAGCATCCCCGCAATTTGAGAGTACTCATTTCTTTCCAGAAACCTGCAATTCGTAACCTGATTTACTCTCTTCGAGCGTATAACCTTTGTTAAGGATCCGGATGCGCCAACTGAAGAAGGATCAAGGCCCAACTCGTTATTGCTGATGACGCGCGGATGATAATCAAAGTGCTGTTGGATAGCACTCAGTGAAATATATTGTCTGACAGAAAAAGATTCGTCAACCGTTATTAAACAAGGTAGCTTCACTCTAACGCCGGCTTCATATTCATATAATTTGCGTGTAGCATGTACATAACCGCTGCCTTCTATCTCAATGCTGTTCACATAACTGATATGCGGAATGTTCAAGCCGCCTGCAATTTGTATAGGAACCTGTGAAGTTCCTCCGTCAAGAGACTTTTTTCCGCAAATGATCAAATCATACGGAATGAACTTCTGTATTGCCGAAGCCATAATATATGCCGTCGCATAAGTATCCGAGCCGGTAAACAACTCGTCCGATATTAATACAACTTCATCAACCTCTTTATATTTCAGTTTCTTTAAGTGCGGAATGGAAGATCTGTTCGACATTGCGACTGCCACGACTTTACATGGCATCGTTATCTTGATTTGTCTTGCGAAATTTAGAGCCAGATGATCGTAGTGGCTTAGACCGTCAGTCGCATGACCGTCATCGCGAACTACCGGCTTCACACAGACAATTACATTCATGCTGGAGTCCCCCTCTGAAAATGCTGGATCACTTCATCGCTTCCAAAAAAGTATTGAACTTCGCCAGTCCCGGACTATATGAGGTTGTTATCATACGAACATCAAGACAACGGGTTACCGGCGTGGGAAACACCATCCCATTTATTGCATCCTCCACATCCACATCTCTCTCCACCAGAACTCCTTCTCCGCCAAATGCTTCGGTTATCCGGTCATACCGAACATCTGATAATTCCACGCCACAGACAGATTGGTAGAGGATCTCTTGTGTTGTTTTGCAGAGGCCCCATGACCTGTCATTATGAACGATCACCGTAACCGGAATGCGATATGCGATGGAAGTATCGAGTTCGGCCATGTTGAAGCCAAATGATCCGTCTCCGGTATATAGAAGGACTTCTCTGCCGGGCGCGGCCAGCTTAGCGCCAAGAGCCAGAGGCAATCCCGGTCCCATTGGTCCGTGAGTTCCGTCAGACGCTATGATGATTTGACCAGGGGTGTTAGCGCGCAGCAGTAGACCGGCCCAGAACATGGCATTCGATCCATCAAGAACAAGAATCGTATCCGGCATGATCTTGTTTTGCAGGGTGTTTAGAAAATGTACCGGATTCACATCTTCCGATGGATGAACAGTCTTGTCGAGCTGATCGAAGAATAAATCAATCTCTGTCCGTGCTTTAGCAAGCCACTCAGCCTTCTCCAGCTTTAACTGATTGTCGCGCAGATAGACCCTCAGAGCCGATAGAAAAGCATGGACATTCACCTTCCATACGGTGCTCTTCTCAAATTCCAGAAAAGGCAGATCATCGATATATTCTGAAATATTGATATACCGCTGTTCCCTATGAAATAGGGGTTCACCGAAGAAATCCATCTGGTAATCGCTAGAAACTCCGATATTTACAACCAAGTCCGCTTGAGAGATGATCTCCGTCTGAGGGCCTGCTTCAAGAATTCTGCCGTTGCCGCAGCACGAATCATGATCCGAATCCGAAACTATACCTCTTGCTTTGGCAATAGTAAATACAGGAATATTAAGGAATGAAAGAAGTTCTTCTAACATCATTTCGCATTTCGCATAATACGTTTCGTCCCCTAACAGTATTACCGGCCTTTCCGCCAGGTCCAACTGCCTAACAAAATCCTCTATACAAGTTAAAGAGGCGACGCTTGCATTCACATCGCAATTCACATCACACTTGCCGATTATGCCGGAGAGCGAAGAGACGTCTATTTCCCGTTTCAGTACATCAATCGGTATTTCCAGGACGACGGGGCCTTTTTTGCCGCTGTTCGCCTTATAGAATGCTTGATGGAGCATTTCCGGAATTCTCGATGGTTCGAAGACAGTCGCACTCCACTTGGTGTAATTCCTGATCATGCCCAACTGGTCCATATCCTGCAAGGCACCTTTATTTCTTTGCGAGTTCACTACACTGCCGATGATGACCACTAGTGGGGTGTTGGCAAAAAAGGCTTTTACGATTCCGGTAATGGAATTGGTAAAACCCGGTCCGCCGCTCACCATTGCGACCGCACTTGTTCTCTTCACCTGGGAGTAGCCGTCAGCCATATGAATCGCGGCTTGCTCATGCCGTGTTCCGATATATCTGATCCCGCTATACTCCAAATGAACCAAAATGGGCGATATTTGATTTCCCACCAAACCAAACACCATATCAATATGGTGCTGTGTAAGACTTTGTACCACTAACTCTGCGCCTGTAATGTTCATCGCCTTCTCCGTTCCTTCATACTGAAAAATAGTTCACGAGATACGCACCATCTTCGAAGGTGCGTATTCGTAATGGAGATTTCGCTTCAATCCGATATATATGCATTGGGGTTAATCTGTGGGTCTCGTCATTGAATTGTATTGATGCTTCCTGCCGAAGCGCCAGGAAGTATTGCCGCCTCGAATCCGGTTCCAGCGTGAATACTGTATTTGATTCCATAGACAGGAAACTATGCTGACAGATGGACACCTTATTGAGGCTGCCGCAATCGATCGTATAATCCTTTACTCCTTGCCGGATAAAGGTTTCCGATGATAGAAACTTAAAATCAAGGGCGTAAAAATCTTCTTCATTTGCTTTTGCCGAATGGGGAATATCGCCGTCCAACAAATAATATTGGCCTGCTTCAAGCCGTTCTTCCCGATCTTCCAAACAAAACATAAAAGATCCGTCGAAGCAGAACCCAAACTGTGAAAATGCATGGCTGTGTTCCTGCAATCCCGTATCTTTTGATATTCGTGACAGCAGGATCTCAAATTCATCCTTCCGGTATGCGGTTTGAATAAATCCGCTTGTAATCTCAGTAGTTATCCCAACCTCTTCTAGCACCTGTCTTCACCTCGCGTAATCTAATTCTCTTGTCACAAATACCTGGAAATGGACCATTTCAGCATCTCGGATACGCCGCCGATAATCGTAAATATCCGGATATCCCGATAGCTTCTTTCAATAGTCGTCCCTTTGATATAGGCGCTTCCACCAAAATACTGAAAGGATTTGTCCACGATTTCCTTTGCCTTCTCGGTCACAACATATTTGGTGATTGAAGAAAACAGCATCTGCTGATCAATCCGGCAATCAAATAAATGGGCGGTATTGAAGGTCTCCGTATGCAGCATATCCAGCTCCGCTTTCAATACAGCTAACTCGTACTTAACGGCTTGCATATCGAAGAGCGTGACCGTATCGTCCATCCTTCTCAATTTGGCATAGCTCAACGCTTCGTCGAATGCTCTTTGAGCAATTCCCAATGCAACCGCAGCGTTGCTGATTCGCATGATCTCCATACTTCTCTTGATAATCTCCTGCCCCTTACCAGGAGCTGACAGTAACTCGGCTTCTGTCAATTCGAGATCGGTAATCGTAAGATCGGCGATATGTATGGAATTGAGACCCATCGTATGCTCATTCTTGCCAATGGCTATTCCCGGAGATTTAAGATCAATGATGAACATGGCGTCTTGCTCATCGAGCTTACAATAAAGCAATGCATACTTTGCGATGTCCGCACAGGTGACCATCGTCTTTGATCCGTTGATCTTGTATCCATTCCCGCACTTAACGGCTACGGTAGATGGCGTTTTTTCCGCCTCGGTAAATGCGATGGTTCCGATTTCTCCGCTTCTGGCAGCCTTAAGAAGGTAGGTTTCCTTTTGCTGTTCCGTACCAAAAATTTGAACCGGCAAGTAAAAGCCAAAGTTATTCGTTTCAAGCAAATGAGCGAGAGAAGCGTCACTGTAGGCGATTCTATTAAGGATAAGCATCGCCGACACAAGGTCCAATGACGCCCCGTCATAGCTACGGTCAATGATTAATGAATGGTAATGATACTGAACCAGCTTCCGATAAATCTCATCCGAAAAAATGCCATGATGATTTCTGTAATTCGCTTCCGGTTCGATTTCATTGGAAACAAAGTCATGAACAGCGGATAGCACATCCCGTTGCCTGTCATTCATCAGATACACGTTTATTCCCCCGATTCAACTCGCCCGAATACAGACCATACGATATTCGCTCTCAGATGATCCGAAATCCATTTTAGATTTTTATGCTGATATAGTTGGAATGAAGTATCATTTGTAACGGCAATGTCGGCGATGTCATCCGCGACAAATATTGCCGCCTCCGTTGTGGAAGAAGTCGACACGATCGTGGACTCGCCATTCCATCTCACTTCTGTTTGGAAGTACGGCAAAAGATCTTCAACCGCCGGACAAACAGCAATCCGCAATAAGCCATCTTGCCTGCTCAAATCAAAATCAGTCCGGGAAATAATGCCGTAATCCGGTGTGGAATAAAGAAAATGCATCATATTATCGAAATGAGGGCACCAGAAAAAACGGGTAGCCTTCTCATAGGCATCCGGAATCAAAGCATAATCGGCTTCCTTATTCAATAGAGAGTCAAACACCTCTGCAAACGTTCTTTTGAGTAACAGATGCAACGTAAACAGAGGATTCTGTTGTTTTAACATCTGTTCTAAATGAAGAGCCGTGCAGAAACTGCTCGTTCCTTCCGGACCAAGCGTTGTCAGTCTTAACGAACTTTTCCCTTGAATAAGACTCATGAATTTTTGATTTTTATCGCTGATGTTATGAATGATTTGTTTCAGTTCGTTCTCCCCCTAGTGCCTTGACCGTTTTTGATTCTAGTTTTAAGCTTATCCTATAAGAAAAATATGGGAGGGCTTGCAGATGAACAAAAAATACGAGGTTCGACTCGAACCGAAGGAACGCGAATGGATTGAACAACTTCTCCATGCTGATTCTACATCCCCTGGCATTCGCCGCCGCTGTCTAGTACTCCTACTTTCGGACGAAAACCAAGGGGCCATCCCCAAGCAGGCTGAAATTGCCCAGCGCTCAGGGGTCAGCGATGTTACCGTCTATTACACGGTAAAAGACTATTGCACCCGCGGGCTGGACGAGACGCTGCGTTATCGTCGGCGCGCCGAACCGGCACGTCCCTCGCCTATCACCGGCGAGGTGGAAACCCAGATTATCGCGCTGGCCTGTTCCGAGCCTCCAAAGGGGTATGCTCGCTGGACGATTCGTCTGTTGACCCGTCGGGTGATCGAACTGAATATTTTGGAATCCGTAGGACGAGAAACCATTCGGACGACTTTAAAAAAACAAGGCTTAAGCCTCACTTAAAAAAACAGTGGTGCATCCCCGCCAAATCCAGCAGCGAATTTGTGGCTCGTATGGAGGATATTCTGGAGACCTATGCCCTGGCGTACGACCCGGAAATTCCGCTGATCTGCATGGATGAGCAGCCCGTGCAATTGCTGGATCA from Paenibacillus sophorae encodes:
- a CDS encoding non-ribosomal peptide synthetase: MDSKVLGEDNLSKEGQYWINTLSDSPFTRYLPCSLVSDQNSNELSRSSIEFNIDNLIAEKIIEFSRNSELKIFSILTACLQAFLYLYDYKNDFKSILWTPVLKESYNSNSSLNTKKIIGIENKITTEMNFNDLLFQVDEVIEAANKNSNYPIDSILRDLGYDFKNNECEMFDIGLIYNKIHDENESQVLYCNIVFKFSRNQDSIFCTVDYKNAHYKKEDIEAFISYFCNILSFSVENINSKVVEIPMLSNAEIYKLLEEFNNTVADYPEKESLITQFYKQVEKAPNSEAVIFKDVTLSYKELNEKSNQVARKLKKEGIKKNSVVAIMLGRSEYIVIGILAIMKVGGTYLPIDPVIPNLRIQYMLTDSKTNLILSEKMWLNKVPENYKVLDIKNENIYLEDSSNLEENISFDDLMNIIYTSGSTGNPKGVLVPYRGMVNIINWYVNELKFTSKDISLQLVNYTFDGFAVNLFPVLTVGGKSIILDEEDSKNFISIRDFIHKYQVTNMGIVPSVYRAILEVCKPGDLSSLRFVQVAGDKTDIKLVNLSHRINPYILLVNAYGPTENSIQTTTYLGMKPNKKVLIGKPIYNNKVFVLGKHNVLMPIGAPGELCVSGYGLAKGYLNDIKLTNEKFIPNPYIKGEIMYRTGDLVKWSSDGNLDFLGRIDNQVKVRGLRIETQEIENCLLKLDYVKEAVVVVKSKEFDNMENTYLCAYIVLEKGINDNSITASDYRRHLSKYLPFYMIPSYFILIDKKPLTRNGKLDINALPEINKCIKTGNKYTAPTTYLEKKLVKMWANLLRIDTNKIGIHDNLFELGGNSLIMIQLAQNINSEFSVELPLKLFFEEPTIGWVAQYIGENADIVGL
- a CDS encoding radical SAM protein gives rise to the protein MENRKEWIKRAYEEYEKLDIRNLDKIGLGRYDDEYYVVGLYHPLRSMSHITTNKECINEFLSDNFHQNVDIYIHVPFCYKNCTFCHFYKEIIPSKKPNDLEAKYIAALKKEILFYKNFNKGSLNVNSIQFGGGTPSSLSVSALEELTEFLSNNFNIMPNAEIKFEFYPDQIECEDEFRKKLNILKRFGLNCVIIDLEATSPNVLKAIARENTSYENYLKMIEICKSEGISNIGSAFIVGLPNETLDSFAETLEKITGIEALSAINLFPLMCKPSDITFKDRLNYPSKYSSALERDVMYIMAKQVLKDYGFIESPTQYFSRNTFIPKQQTSKANSGNLLGLGPASFGFLNGNNKSIQYMNYPNLEEYCNATNSGTNGMWRSSILNKKQTGLRQFMFQLNSFKYANKDDIYCETGFNVDSELGDKIKFLLEHQLLEYNNNNEIKFTKRGQFRNAEILFNFTEEDRRIWNKNDPEYATLVKYDYFPNISYQNQLLFNNALLHWNDKNAK
- a CDS encoding electron transfer flavoprotein subunit alpha/FixB family protein; this encodes MYSGAAIFPEDHTCRDVLVFVECQNLEMRQSSLEVLNVGCQLAVECHGKLGAIVIESDVSADELIRLASLCHYIILVQDRINPFEEDLYIRDLVSVCRQYKPNVFLLSATLFGKSIAPAIAVQLQVGLTADCTELRMDSSALIQIRPALGGELLAEIKTLNNHIQMATVASGGVQAAPPQAFLHTGTQLFKVDTAISRIELTDWRKAELSATPEHSEIVVGVGRGIKYENEFLAIRKFAQDIGASIGFTRAVIDESWADERNLIGQTGKSIKPRIYFAFGISGAIHHITGIRGAQYIIAVNTDREAPIFKYAHYGIVAEPLQFITDISKHLAAQREPSPAADG
- a CDS encoding electron transfer flavoprotein subunit beta/FixA family protein — protein: MNVIVCVKPVVRDDGHATDGLSHYDHLALNFARQIKITMPCKVVAVAMSNRSSIPHLKKLKYKEVDEVVLISDELFTGSDTYATAYIMASAIQKFIPYDLIICGKKSLDGGTSQVPIQIAGGLNIPHISYVNSIEIEGSGYVHATRKLYEYEAGVRVKLPCLITVDESFSVRQYISLSAIQQHFDYHPRVISNNELGLDPSSVGASGSLTKVIRSKRVNQVTNCRFLERNEYSQIAGMLNHV
- a CDS encoding thiamine pyrophosphate-binding protein — its product is MNITGAELVVQSLTQHHIDMVFGLVGNQISPILVHLEYSGIRYIGTRHEQAAIHMADGYSQVKRTSAVAMVSGGPGFTNSITGIVKAFFANTPLVVIIGSVVNSQRNKGALQDMDQLGMIRNYTKWSATVFEPSRIPEMLHQAFYKANSGKKGPVVLEIPIDVLKREIDVSSLSGIIGKCDVNCDVNASVASLTCIEDFVRQLDLAERPVILLGDETYYAKCEMMLEELLSFLNIPVFTIAKARGIVSDSDHDSCCGNGRILEAGPQTEIISQADLVVNIGVSSDYQMDFFGEPLFHREQRYINISEYIDDLPFLEFEKSTVWKVNVHAFLSALRVYLRDNQLKLEKAEWLAKARTEIDLFFDQLDKTVHPSEDVNPVHFLNTLQNKIMPDTILVLDGSNAMFWAGLLLRANTPGQIIIASDGTHGPMGPGLPLALGAKLAAPGREVLLYTGDGSFGFNMAELDTSIAYRIPVTVIVHNDRSWGLCKTTQEILYQSVCGVELSDVRYDRITEAFGGEGVLVERDVDVEDAINGMVFPTPVTRCLDVRMITTSYSPGLAKFNTFLEAMK
- a CDS encoding cupin domain-containing protein translates to MLEEVGITTEITSGFIQTAYRKDEFEILLSRISKDTGLQEHSHAFSQFGFCFDGSFMFCLEDREERLEAGQYYLLDGDIPHSAKANEEDFYALDFKFLSSETFIRQGVKDYTIDCGSLNKVSICQHSFLSMESNTVFTLEPDSRRQYFLALRQEASIQFNDETHRLTPMHIYRIEAKSPLRIRTFEDGAYLVNYFSV
- a CDS encoding acyl-CoA dehydrogenase family protein; this translates as MNDRQRDVLSAVHDFVSNEIEPEANYRNHHGIFSDEIYRKLVQYHYHSLIIDRSYDGASLDLVSAMLILNRIAYSDASLAHLLETNNFGFYLPVQIFGTEQQKETYLLKAARSGEIGTIAFTEAEKTPSTVAVKCGNGYKINGSKTMVTCADIAKYALLYCKLDEQDAMFIIDLKSPGIAIGKNEHTMGLNSIHIADLTITDLELTEAELLSAPGKGQEIIKRSMEIMRISNAAVALGIAQRAFDEALSYAKLRRMDDTVTLFDMQAVKYELAVLKAELDMLHTETFNTAHLFDCRIDQQMLFSSITKYVVTEKAKEIVDKSFQYFGGSAYIKGTTIERSYRDIRIFTIIGGVSEMLKWSISRYL
- a CDS encoding helix-turn-helix domain-containing protein, which codes for MNKKYEVRLEPKEREWIEQLLHADSTSPGIRRRCLVLLLSDENQGAIPKQAEIAQRSGVSDVTVYYTVKDYCTRGLDETLRYRRRAEPARPSPITGEVETQIIALACSEPPKGYARWTIRLLTRRVIELNILESVGRETIRTTLKKQGLSLT